In Drosophila yakuba strain Tai18E2 chromosome 2R, Prin_Dyak_Tai18E2_2.1, whole genome shotgun sequence, a single genomic region encodes these proteins:
- the LOC6530904 gene encoding uncharacterized protein LOC6530904 — MHWYGVLQGVLLAITSIIILWAQGVVALPLAPSDPESLPIAKADDVPAERAPRQVKPDQFDIFKMDRTSNNQMQQKSDGFRVFAKKLQDDYRRRDGYNATSVPPITVTKGSIPAPKKIHKSGIRLFASPEEPEAPPADAGAGGAEGGADAGAAGGGNKTAKELTVSVEKFVTNEHGEKVYNAWGVTFGDQFFDTRFAPGQFVRLTLNPKPITNYYPKMENLTTVCLNRSTIYNEIKIEKWLMRHVYSRKKKVRPFVFSLRQQLYEKGDSEQCHNESFSDWLLYQECAIRRNQRMEYFIPKYPRHQLAIN, encoded by the exons ATGCATTGGTATGGAGTCCTCCAAGGAGTCCTCCTGGCAATTACATCGATAATC ATTTTATGGGCGCAAGGAGTCGTTGCCTTGCCACTAGCTCCATCCGATCCAGAGTCACTTCCAATCGCCAAGGCGGATGATGTTCCGGCGGAGAGAGCTCCAAGGCAGGTCAAACCAGATCAGTTCGATATTTTCAAGATGGATCGTACCTCTAATAACCAAATGCAGCAGAAATCTGACGGCTTTAGAGTATTCGCAAAGAAACTACAGGACGACTATCGTCGCAGAGATGGCTACAATGCAACTAGTGTGCCACCAATTACTGTGACCAAGGGAAGCATTCCTGCTCCTAAGAAAATCCATAAAAGCGGAATACGACTATTTGCTTCTCCAGAAGAGCCAGAAGCTCCACCTGCCGACGCAGGAGCTGGAGGGGCAGAAGGAGGGGCTGATGCTGGGGCTGCAGGAGGTGGAAATAAAACTGCCAAAGAGCTGACCGTCAGCGTGGAAAAATTCGTTACCAACGAGCATGGGGAGAAAGTGTACAATGCTTGGGGTGTCACCTTTGGTGATCAATTCTTTGACACCCGTTTCGCCCCGGGTCAATTTGTGCGGCTAACATTGAATCCGAAACCGATCACGAACTACTACCCAAAAATGGAGAATCTGACCACAGTCTGCTTGAACAGATCGACCATCTACAACGAGATTAAGATCGAAAAGTGGCTGATGCGCCACGTCTACAGCAGGAAGAAGAAAGTGCGCCCCTTCGTTTTCTCCCTGCGCCAGCAGCTCTACGAGAAGGGGGATTCGGAGCAGTGCCACAATGAGTCCTTCAGTGACTGGTTATTGTACCAGGAGTGCGCCATTAGACGCAATCAGCGCATGGAGTACTTCATCCCCAAGTATCCGCGACACCAACTTGCCATTAACTAA
- the LOC6530903 gene encoding LOW QUALITY PROTEIN: poly(A) polymerase beta (The sequence of the model RefSeq protein was modified relative to this genomic sequence to represent the inferred CDS: substituted 1 base at 1 genomic stop codon) gives MWNSEPTHRQHHQHNGNSTSGGPPAKQLGMTSAISLAEPRPEDLQRTDDLRGSLEPYNVFESQDELNHRMEILAKLNTLVKQWVKEISVSKNMPESAAEKLGGKIYTFGSYRLGVHHKGADIDALCVAPRNIERTDYFQSFFEVLKKQPEVTECRSVEEAFVPVIKMNFDGIEIDLLFARLSLKEIPDDFDLRDDNLLRNLDHRSVRSLNGCRVTDEILALVPNIENFRLALRTIKLWAKKHGIYSNSLGYFGGVTWAMLVARTCQLYPNAAAATLVHKFFLVFSRWKWPNPVLLKHPDNVNLRFQVWDPRVNASDRYHLMPIITPAYPQQNSTFNVSESTKKVILTEFNRGMNITDEIMLGRIPWERLFEAPSFFYRYRHFIVLLVNSQTADDHLEWCGLVESKVRLLIGNLERNPHIALAHVNPKCFEFKKGQSANNSQNNSGNEDDLKQSQGSQSAVTSAPFCSMWFIGLEFERSENLNVDLTESIQNFTEHVMMHGVNIKMLKEGMTIDARHVKRKQLSLYLDSDFLKRERKSMESHNNFNTTLLANRKRLSTELAQSQDPLPPGQQQSSGNRGRDSGAKIQRLSESLTEENSNASSDMGAGTPTTPTTAQLSAPSFKSSGKNGSEMDVVEQEPSQPHNSASNNGNANSNTTTTEVACSXQPPTLHPHPPHQQPPPAPPQPPAHHHHHQKFRKNNNAAAAAASNSIFNQRSILHAASSLTAALSITGHKRKQQTATSTTTISSSNIAHSNYNQHSIHSNGGGGGAVSHYNKTYYIDDDDEDNNQQLLTPNNQTQQQQKAVRIAATSTTPATSVPVAAGAAPPAPTISCKLPKCFSSSLYSHSFSPTSFDTRLFLYS, from the exons ATGTGGAATTCCGAACCAacacatcgccagcaccaTCAGCACAATGGAAATTCTACCTCGGGCGGACCGCCCGCCAAGCAACTGGGCATGACCTCGGCTATCAGTCTGGCCGAGCCGAGGCCAGAGGATCTCCAGCGCACTGATGACCTCCGCGGCTCACTGGAGCCGTACAACGTCTTTGAGAGCCAGGACGAGCTGAACCACCGTATGGAGATCCTGGCCAAGCTAAACACACTGGTCAAGCAGTGGGTCAAGGAGATCTCTGTCAGCAAGAATATGCCAGAGTCAGCCGCCGAGAAGCTTGGCGGCAAGATCTACACATTCGGCTCGTATCGATTGGGAGTCCATCACAAGGGTGCCGATATTGATGCCTTATGTGTTGCTCCGCGAAATATAGAGCGCACCGACTACTTTCAAAGCTTTTTTGAGGTGCTCAAAAAGCAGCCAGAGGTTACCGAGTGCCGTTCGGTGGAAGAGGCCTTTGTGCCCGTCATCAAGATGAACTTTGATGGCATCGAAATCGATCTGCTGTTTGCCCGTCTGTCCCTTAAAGAAATTCCCGATGACTTTGATCTACGGGACGATAACTTACTGCGGAATTTAGATCACCGTTCGGTGCGCAGCCTTAACGGTTGTCGTGTGACGGACGAGATTCTGGCTTTGGTGCCCAATATTGAAAATTTCCGCCTGGCACTGCGCACCATCAAATTGTGGGCAAAGA AACACGGCATCTACTCAAATTCATTAGGTTATTTCGGCGGTGTAACCTGGGCCATGCTGGTGGCCAGGACCTGTCAGCTGTATCCAAACGCTGCAGCTGCCACACTGGTGCATAAGTTTTTCTTGGTCTTTTCGCGCTGGAAGTGGCCCAACCCAGTGCTGCTCAAGCACCCTGACAATGTTAATCTAAGATTTCAA GTCTGGGATCCGCGTGTTAATGCCTCGGATCGTTATCATCTGATGCCTATTATTACGCCTGCATACCCACAACAGAATTCCACATTTAATGTGTCCGAATCCACCAAGAAGGTCATATTGACCGAGTTCAATCGCGGCATGAATATTACAGATGAAATCATGCTCGGTCGCATTCCGTGGGAGCGTTTGTTTGAGGCGCCTAGCTTTTTCTACAGATACCGCCACTTTATCGTATTGTTAGTCAACTCGCAGACGGCTGACGATCATTTAGAGTGGTGCGGCCTTGTTGAGTCAAAGGTGCGTCTGCTAATTGGCAACCTGGAGCGAAATCCACACATTGCACTAGCCCATGTCAATCCCAAGTGTTTTGAGTTTAAGAAGGGCCAAAGTGCCAACAACTCGCAAAACAACAGTGGAAATGAAGACGACTTAAAGCAGTCGCAGGGTAGCCAGTCTGCTGTGACATCGGCACCCTTCTGCTCCATGTGGTTTATCGGCTTGGAATTTGAGCGATCGGAGAACCTCAACGTGGACCTCACCGAGAGCATACAAAATTTTACGGAGCATGTAATGATGCACGGC GTTAACATCAAAATGCTTAAAGAAGGTATGACCATTGATGCCCGCCATGTGAAGAGGAAGCAGCTGTCGCTTTATTTAGACTCTGACTTCTTAAAGCGTGAGCGCAAGTCAATGGAAAGTCacaataattttaataccACGCTATTGGCCAACCGCAAGCGACTTTCTACAGAACTGGCCCAGTCGCAGGATCCACTGCCACCAGGCCAGCAGCAATCAAGTGGAAATCGCGGTCGGGATAGCGGAGCCAAGATACAGAGACTCAGCGAATCG CTGACAGAGGAGAACTCGAATGCCTCCAGCGATATGGGGGCAGGGACACCCACCACGCCCACAACGGCGCAATTGAGTGCGCCAAGCTTTAAGAGCTCTGGCAAGAACGGCTCCGAGATGGACGTTGTGGAGCAGGAACCATCACAGCCTCACAACAGTGCCAGCAACAATGGCAAtgccaacagcaacacaaCCACAACGGAGGTGGCTTGTTCGTGACAACCGCCAACGCTACATCCGCATCCGCCACATCAGCAGCCACCGCCAGCGCCGCCACAGCCACCAGctcaccatcatcatcatcagaaGTTCCGAAAGAACAACAACGCGGCTGCGGCAGCCGCCTCTAATAGCATCTTCAACCAACGCTCGATTCTGCATGCCGCTTCCAGTCTAACGGCTGCTCTAAGCATTACCGGACACAAGCGCAAGCAGCAAACGGCAACATCAACAACCacgatcagcagcagcaacattgcTCACAGCAACTACAACCAGCATAGCATCCACAGCaacggcggtggcggtggcgccGTCAGCCACTACAATAAAACGTACTacattgatgatgatgacgaggaCAACAATCAACAACTTTTGACACCTAACAACCaaacacaacagcaacaaaaagcgGTCAGAATAGCAGCCACGTCGACGACTCCAGCAACATCGGTTCCAGTAGCTGCGGGTGCCGCACCACCGGCACCGACAATTTCTTGTAAGTTGCCTAAATGTTTTTCCTCGTCCTTGTACTCTCATTCATTTTCTCCAACTTCCTTTGACACGAGACTGTTTCTGTATTCTTAA
- the LOC6530902 gene encoding ubiquitin-associated domain-containing protein 1 translates to MIPWMREKFNEKRAKWLARSKRNGSPADESPRSSSHSHSQRTDASDAESILSGSSLNVHTAECETQTDGGIHVSNSRPPVGGGSCVLRTPSPARRRRIHLELQLQRRDERAEHQQAVAQDSPTPTHQQHANALFLRKSAHTNRPNSSTSGEADDASKPGESILVRVICPSSRVLVFKTDVNKRLNELKSEVILELSDDPDSIQLFAPDVRHLNPRYRLYRAEYFGGELNEGDTLAQLKVRNNETFILSPRRNTLPQTVSRIREVPGPNEQLVESATRYVPINCNQLPTIDINEIFQQSNIQYDVRKVLISLAQASAAVIGAGPYAPRLIAMLKQRLINRRNQQADTLQCLVDMGFKRELAAFALKAHNGIYSTTMEWLIQNQNEENPQEPPAMNMQHSLSSISPSTIVTNNETIENTAALIEIVRIYSHRDSPPSDEIVESLTEMGFEEAAVLAALKKTGNNKASACEWLCDNRSGSVIELREGLAPDSPILKVILEMPQVQMTLSNPKTFLAFLGILENEQAIRVWRGDNDTTSVITHILQKYHEEKHVLGINQFYTNRW, encoded by the exons ATGATACCCTGGATGCGGGAGAAGTTTAACGAAAAACGGGCCAAGTGGTTGGCGCGTAGCAAACGCAACGGATCTCCAGCGGACGAGAGTCCACGGAGCAGCAGTCATAGCCACAGCCAACGGACAGATGCCAGCGATGCGGAGAGCATCCTGAGCGGATCCTCGCTGAACGTACACACGGCGGAGTGTGAAACGCAAACGGATGGGGGGATACACGTCTCCAATTCGCGGCCTCCTGTGGGCGGCGGCAGTTGCGTCCTGAGAACACCATCGCCCGCTCGCCGTCGTCGCATTCACCTGGAGTTGCAGCTACAGCGTCGTGATGAACGTGCGGAGCATCAGCAGGCGGTGGCACAGGActcgcccacgcccacgcacCAACAGCATGCTAATGC TTTGTTTCTCAG GAAATCGGCCCATACAAATCGCCCAAATAGCTCCACTTCTGGTGAGGCGGACGATGCAAGCAAGCCGGGTGAATCCATTCTGGTGCGGGTGATCTGTCCCAGCTCTCGGGTTTTGGTCTTTAAAACGGACGTTAATAAACGCCTCAACGAGCTGAAGAGTGAGGTGATTCTGGAACTGAGCGACGATCCCGACTCCATCCAGCTGTTTGCCCCAGATGTGCGGCATCTTAATCCGCGATACCGTCTCTATCGGGCGGAATACTTCGGAGGAGAGCTTAACGAGGGCGACACGCTGGCCCAGCTAAAAGTTCGCAACAATGAGACTTTTATACTCTCCCCTCGACGCAATACTCTACCGCAGACGGTTTCACGGATTCGTGAGGTTCCTGGCCCCAACGAGCAGCTGGTGGAGAGCGCCACTCGATACGTGCCCATCAATTGCAACCAGCTGCCCACCATCGATATTAATGAAATCTTTCAGCAGTCGAAC ATACAATACGATGTGCGAAAGGTGTTGATCTCCTTGGCTCAAGCTTCAGCAGCGGTTATAGGAGCTGGACCTTATGCTCCGCGCCTTATAGCTATGCTAAAACAACGTTTGATCAATCGCCGAAATCAGCAGGCGGATACGCTGCAATGCCTCGTGGATATGGGCTTTAAGCGGGAGCTAGCCGCATTTGCTTTGAAGGCACACAATGGCATTTACTCGACCACGATGGAGTGGCTGATACAGAACCAAAACGAAGAGAACCCACAGGAACCGCCGGCCATGAACATGCAGCACAGTCTATCTTCCATCTCACCCTCCACGATAGTCACCAATAAT GAAACCATTGAAAACACTGCTGCCTTGATCGAGATTGTGCGTATCTACAGCCACCGGGATTCACCGCCCAGCGATGAGATTGTAGAATCGCTTACTGAAATGGGTTTCGAGGAGGCGGCAGTGCTTGCGGCGCTGAAGAAAACTGGTAACAACAAGGCCTCTGCGTGCGAATGGTTGTGCGACAATCGCTCGGGCAGCGTCATTGAACTGCGTGAAGGCTTGGCGCCCGATTCGCCCATCCTGAAGGTGATCCTGGAAATGCCACAAGTCCAGATGACCCTAAGCAATCCAAAGACTTTTTTGG CATTTCTGGGCATCCTGGAAAACGAACAAGCGATACGCGTGTGGCGTGGCGACAACGACACAACCTCGGTCATCACACATATCCTGCAAAAGTACCATGAGGAAAAGCATGTGCTGGGCATCAATCAGTTCTACACGAACCGCTGGTGA
- the LOC6530913 gene encoding uncharacterized protein LOC6530913, with product MEGFEYVVNPPVWPKVGFLRKIRRDSSGNFCRDSYTTKLPSVAPNSYDVAKPMGFKYPSKAGFSALANKMPRLPPFRELGYPPIGSYATDFPGTQYYFTFNKQIVREQKWVTPGPSTYTHHLKYPDWDVETAFGSRRIIWPSVAIFCSPTNIVKCSTCGEKPVGDYFHNFSNDADMCRQCMHVEVAAIKKCNLQVTERYSRRQKIKQFVPARYCGFFHNHNQTTATIERDSRKVLRQKIRVENYLYRLNAKIE from the exons ATGGAAG GTTTCGAGTATGTGGTCAATCCACCAGTATGGCCGAAGGTCGGATTTCTCAGGAAAATCCGTCGAGACTCGAGCGGAAATTTCTGTAGGGATAGCTACACCACAAAGCTTCCGTCGGTCGCTCCTAATTCCTATGACGTGGCCAAACCCATGGGATTTAAG TACCCATCAAAAGCCGGATTCTCTGCTTTGGCCAACAAGATGCCACGACTACCACCCTTTCGCGAATTGGGATATCCTCCAATTGGATCCTACGCTACCGATTTCCCCGGAACTCAGTACTACTTCACCTTTAACAAGCAGATTGTGCGGGAACAAAAATGGGTGACACCCGG GCCGTCCACCTATACGCACCACCTCAAATATCCGGACTGGGATGTGGAGACTGCTTTTGGATCCAGACGCATCATCTGGCCGTCGGTGGCGATATTTTGTAGTCCCACAAATATTGTCAAATGCTCGACCTGCGGCGAAAAGCCAGTGGGTGACTATTTCCACAACTTTAGCAATGATGCGGACATGTGCCGCCAATGCATGCATGTCGAGGTGGCGGCGATCAAGAAGTGCAATCTCCAGGTGACGGAGCGGTACAGTCGGCGGCAGAAGATCAAGCAGTTCGTACCCGCCAGGTACTGCGGATTCTTTCACAATCACAACCAGACTACGGCCACAATTGAACGGGATTCGCGAAAAGTGTTGCGGCAAAAGATACGCGTGGAAAATTACCTGTATCGCCTGAATGCAAAGATAGAGTAG